The following are from one region of the Oncorhynchus nerka isolate Pitt River linkage group LG8, Oner_Uvic_2.0, whole genome shotgun sequence genome:
- the LOC115116188 gene encoding fish-egg lectin-like — protein MRATAAVLLVLCLLTISHAWDCQIVVAIKNLMQIDAGLGQVVATDTSQIPYYLVGNEWIRLPGSLRHITVGPAGIWGVNNGNLMFKYVAGNWVQFATGVNQLDAGGDEFVVVANMDYVPGCLSRSASLGFMGADSSLRGIMLPGAVKYSSCGHFGCWAVNKNDDIYLMSLNQDCQNNGWRHIDGKLSMIEVATDGSVFGVNSAGQVSTRDGITASKPEGTGWSNIPMYMPMKHVTYDLGRLWVISNSGFTMVCTH, from the exons ATGAGAGCAACTGCAGCCGTCCTATTGGTCCTCTGTCTCCTGACCATCAGTCATG CCTGGGACTGTCAGATTGTAGTGGCTATCAAGAATCTGATGCAGATCGATGCAGGACTGGGACAAGTGGTTGCTACGGACACAAGTCAAATCCCCTACTACCTGGTAGGTAATGAATGGATCCGCCTGCCTGGTTCCCTGAGGCATATCACTGTAGGACCAGCAGGGATCTGGGGTGTCAACAACGGAAACCTCATGTTCAAGTATGTGGCCGGTAACTGGGTTCAATTTGCAA CCGGTGTAAATCAGCTGGATGCTGGGGGGGATGAGTTTGTTGTGGTGGCCAACATGGACTATGTTCCAGGGTGTCTTTCAAGAAGTGCTTCACTTGGCTTCATGGGTGCTGACTCATCCCTTCGAGGGATAATGTTGCCAGGAGCTGTGAAGTATTCTAGTTGCGGACATTTTGGGTGCTGGGCAGTCAACAAGAATGATGATATCTACTTAATGAGT TTGAATCAAGACTGTCAAAACAACGGGTGGAGACACATTGACGGCAAGCTTTCCATGATTGAGGTGGCAACTGATGGTAGTGTCTTTGGGGTCAACTCTGCAGGCCAAGTTTCTACCAG AGACGGCATCACAGCCAGTAAACCAGAGGGCACTGGATGGAGCAATATCCCAATGTACATGCCAATGAAGCACGTGACCTACGACCTGGGCCGTCTTTGGGTCATCTCCAATTCTGGCTTCACCATGGTGTGCACACATTAG